The Oncorhynchus keta strain PuntledgeMale-10-30-2019 unplaced genomic scaffold, Oket_V2 Un_contig_16572_pilon_pilon, whole genome shotgun sequence genome includes a region encoding these proteins:
- the LOC127919409 gene encoding transmembrane protein 114-like: protein MHGTFMVLLPLSMIIMVVGGLMGFIGLLARAYLLLLMTGVMLLLGALSSLTGVSVYMAYSAAVFQEALCLAEQMGVNMEGVQILFGWSLVLSWISSGTQLFTSAGFLLACRTITTQRQELKL from the exons ATGCACGGGACATTCATGGTGTTGCTTCCTCTCAGCATGATCATCATGGTTGTTGGGGGACTGATGGGGTTCATCGGCCTGCTGGCCAGAGCTTACCTACTACTGCTGATGACTGGTGTAATGCTACTACTGGGAG ctctGTCCTCACTAACAGGGGTGAGTGTGTACATGGCCTACTCTGCTGCAGTCTTCCAGGAGGCTCTGTGTCTGGCTGAGCAGATGGGGGTCAATATGGAGGGGGTCCAGATCCTGTTTGGCTGGTCTCTGGTCCTGTCCTGGATCTCTAGTGGAACACAGCTATTCACCTCCGCTGGCTTCCTGCTGGCCTGCAGAACCatcactacacagagacaggaactgAAATTatga